One Oncorhynchus keta strain PuntledgeMale-10-30-2019 chromosome 22, Oket_V2, whole genome shotgun sequence DNA window includes the following coding sequences:
- the pamr1b gene encoding inactive serine protease PAMR1 isoform X1 — protein sequence MLSAGQGLPMRPHTGTHHSTGTPGSLLFNTLLILISLPQGTAWPYDYRYLYNHCPGPEWNVMCRGCCEYDVIRCKCPFQGTPVGYAVPCCRNAINECDPCIIHPGCSIFENCKRCNNGTWGPRDDFFVKGKYCAECRPGWSGGDCLKCGGVIRKRQGHIVVESYPTNARCEWTVQVDPRFTINFRFMMLSLEFDHSCRYDYVEVRDGDSINSRVIGRFCGNDRPTPIQSSGNSLHVLFVSDGYKNFDGFFAIFQESSACSSSPCLHDGTCILDTSHTYHCGCLAGYTGQRCENVVGCRRPPVPVHGTTEGVFHNSGAQVIFSCDPGFELRGVRTAVCLRDGTWSAPAPQCVPMVKFCAIPAKPIHGDHFKVYGPNDVILALQYLCYQPYKLSGTHQRTCLPNNTWSGTPPTCGKVNNTLAESGKDTEKNKDTDAEKDKDTDTDTNKDIEKPKDKGIDNTTGIKEDVAGKEPDTGLRNTTVDIRDGKEKNIDITRVNIPEGSKDTTSDKEKETGLEKPTGGSKDKVDSKETDDMLNTVEGDRENDLGKTTEDTDGSPDTGGDTDVLQEIGKTTEIPEIVVVVEDKGQEKKEQPGDTSSGPNIVDPNDLKPRGDTFAIDYTEIKPRGDTFAIDYTVTDVFGTNDIEQGLNTTVSKDVVKSIIPTRSNNTQFTPYSSGGQETKMAVGKPRKDIGSTKDMGSTKDSRGAKDTAASTSKPEGENAGKDSEKPTKESEDEKRENQIINEKRCPPLPQLYHGYQQVVPGMVPETVEFFCNHSYALSGDARRSCQPGSSWGGAQPLCVRACREPKVSELVRQRVLPPQAPFRKTPVHKLYSSSGFRRLFQSAGPTKGPPVLSQLPQGFHHLYTHVTYECASPFYHHSGSARRTCLKTGKWSGRHVSCSPVCGKHPTFDPQSPAESHWPWLAAIYRRSNNIAGTKLDKKASLDKTLNMGPGAVPGAGAGSQGQDDASGWQLVCSGALVNQRSVVVAAHCVTELGKMYPLDAAKVKVVMGKHYRSDLRETKGLQHLRVASISVHHNYDPLVLDSDLAVIKLLDKARIGEKVLPLCLPDTQGEEATSRKGLVMGWAPLPDPRIGEEERARVGVQHLADVVPCEQQYARNGVPVSVTDNMLCGRQRPDYGPSNICPADTGGILILPAQTGSTQDPSLASPGGRDMSKGEWRLLGLVSFGYDQGECDPDLFTVYTHVANFKDWIESHMK from the exons gttGCAGCATATTTGAGAACTGTAAGCGGTGTAACAACGGGACGTGGGGCCCCAGAGATGATTTCTTTGTCAAGGGGAAGTACTGTGCTGAGTGTCGACCCGGCTGGTCAGGCGGTGACTGCTTGA AGTGTGGAGGAGTGATCCGTAAACGTCAGGGCCACATAGTCGTGGAAAGTTACCCCACCAACGCTCGCTGTGAATGGACAGTTCAGGTGGACCCACGATTCACCATCAACTTCAG GTTCATGATGCTGAGCCTTGAGTTCGACCACTCCTGTCGCTACGACTATGTAGAGGTGCGTGATGGTGACAGCATCAACTCTCGTGTGATTGGTCGGTTCTGTGGGAACGACAGGCCTACTCCAATCCAGAGCTCCGGCAACTCCCTACATGTCCTGTTTGTGTCCGATGGCTATAAGAACTTTGACGGCTTCTTTGCCATCTTCCAGGAGAGCTCAG CATGCagctcctccccctgtctccatgATGGAACCTGTATCCTGGACACGTCCCACACCTACCACtgtggctgtctggctggctacaCTGGACAGAGGTGTGAGAATG TTGTAGGTTGTCGGAGGCCCCCGGTACCTGTCCATGGCACCACAGAGGGGGTATTCCATAACTCAGGGGCACAAGTCATATTCAGCTGTGACCCTGGGTTCGAGCTGAGGGGGGTCCGCACAGCCGTATGCCTCCGGGATGGCACCTGGAGCGCCCCTGCCCCCCAGTGTG TGCCCATGGTGAAGTTCTGTGCCATCCCAGCCAAGCCCATCCATGGAGACCACTTCAAGGTGTACGGTCCCAATGACGTCATCCTTGCCCTGCAGTATCTGTGCTACCAGCCCTACAAGCTGAGCGGAACCCACCAGAGAACCTGTCTTCCCAACAACACCTGGAGCGGAACACCTCCCACCTGTGGCAAAG TGAATAACACACTTGCTGAATCAGGCAAAGATACAGAAAAGAACAAAGACACGGAtgcagagaaagacaaagacactgacacagacacaaatAAAGACATTGAAAAACCCAAAGACAAAGGGATAGACAATACTACGGGTATCAAGGAGGACGTGGCTGGTAAAGAGCCAGACACAGGCCTGAGGAACACGACAGTGGACATTAGAGATGGTAAAGAGAAAAACATAGACATTACTCGGGTGAATATCCCAGAAGGAAGCAAGGATACAACGAGTGACAAAGAAAAAGAAACGGGGCTAGAGAAACCTACTGGAGGTAGCAAGGATAAAGTGGACAGTAAAGAAACAGATGACATGTTAAAcacagtggagggagacagagaaaatgACTTGGGGAAAACCACAGAGGACACAGATGGCAGTCCAGATACGGGGGGAGACACAGACGTGCTGCAGGAGATAGGCAAGACTACAGAGATTCCTgagatagtggtggtggtggaagatAAAGGACAGGAGAAGAAAGAGCAACCGGGAGATACAAGCAGTGGTCCAAACATAGTTGATCCTAACGACTTAAAACCACGGGGAGACACATTTGCCATAGATTACACTGAGATAAAACCACGGGGAGACACATTTGCCATAGATTACACTGTTACAGACGTGTTCGGCACCAATGACATCGAGCAGGGTCTGAATACAACAGTGTCTAAAGACGTTGTGAAGAGTATTATTCCAACTAGAAGTAACAACACACAGTTCACCCCATATTCATCAGGAGGTCAGGAAACCAAAATGGCTGTGGGAAAACCACGCAAAGACATAGGATCGACTAAAGACATGGGATCAACTAAAGATTCAAGAGGAGCCAAAGACACAGCGGCAAGTACAAGCAAACCTGAAGGGGAAAATGCAGGAAAAGATTCAGAAAAGCCAACTAAAGAGTctgaggatgagaagagagagaaccaaaTCATCAACG AGAAGCGCTGTCCTCCTCTCCCGCAGCTCTACCATGGGTACCAGCAGGTGGTGCCAGGGATGGTGCCAGAGACGGTGGAGTTCTTCTGTAACCACTCATACGCTCTTAGTGGTGACGCCCGACGCTCCTGCCAGCCTGGCAGCTCCTGGGGGGGCGCTCAACCTCTTTGTGTGAGAG CCTGCAGAGAGCCCAAGGTCTCCGAGCTGGTCAGACAGAGAGTTCTGCCTCCACAGGCTCCATTCAG gaaGACCCCTGTGCATAagctctactcctcctctgggtTCAGGAGGCTCTTCCAGTCCGCCGGTCCCACCAAAGGTCCTCCAGTGCTATCCCAGCTGCCCCAGGGCTTCCACCACCTCTACACTCACGTAACGTACGAGTGTGCCTCTCCCTTCTATCACCACTCAGGCAGTGCTCGCCGCACCTGCCTCAAGACTGGCAAGTGGAGCGGGCGTCATGTCTCCTGCTCGCCAG TATGTGGGAAGCATCCCACCTTTGACCCTCAGAGCCCAGCCGAGTCCCACTGGCCCTGGCTAGCCGCCATCTACCGACGCTCCAACAACATAGCAGGGACCAAGCTAGACAAGAAGGCCAGCCTGGACAAGACACTAAATATGGGGCCTGGAGCTGTACCAGGAGCAGGGGCTGGGTCCCAGGGGCAGGACGATGCCTCAGGCTGGCAGCTGGTGTGTAGCGGGGCCCTGGTGAACCAGCGGAGTGTGGTGGTGGCAGCCCACTGTGTGACTGAGCTGGGGAAGATGTACCCTCTTGATGCAGCCAAGGTCAAGGTGGTGATGGGAAAACACTACCGCAGTGACCTCCGGGAGACCAAGGGCCTGCAGCATCTTAGG GTGGCCTCTATCTCTGTCCACCACAACTACGACCCCCTGGTCTTGGACTCAGACTTGGCCGTGATCAAGCTGCTGGACAAGGCTCGTATCGGGGAGAAGGTCCTGCCCCTCTGTCTGCCTGACACCCAGGGGGAAGAGGCGACCTCCAGAAAGGGGCTGGTGATGGGCTGGGCCCCCCTGCCGGACCCCCGGattggggaagaggagagggccagggtgggTGTGCAGCACCTGGCTGACGTGGTGCCCTGCGAGCAGCAGTATGCCCGTAATGGCGTGCCTGTGAGCGTTACAGACAACATGCTCTGCGGCCGCCAGCGACCCGACTATGGCCCATCTAACATCTGTCCTGCGGACACAGGGGGTATCCTGATCCTTCCCGCTCAGACAGGCTCCACCCAGGACCCCTCTCTTGCCTCTCCAGGGGGGCGGGACATGTCCAAAGGGGAGTGGCGGCTGCTGGGGTTGGTGAGTTTCGGGTATGACCAGGGAGAGTGTGACCCAGACCTGTTTACTGTGTACACACATGTGGCTAACTTCAAAGACTGGATAGAGAGCCATATGAAGTGA
- the pamr1b gene encoding inactive serine protease PAMR1 isoform X2: MLSAGQGLPMRPHTGTHHSTGTPGSLLFNTLLILISLPQGTAWPYGCSIFENCKRCNNGTWGPRDDFFVKGKYCAECRPGWSGGDCLKCGGVIRKRQGHIVVESYPTNARCEWTVQVDPRFTINFRFMMLSLEFDHSCRYDYVEVRDGDSINSRVIGRFCGNDRPTPIQSSGNSLHVLFVSDGYKNFDGFFAIFQESSACSSSPCLHDGTCILDTSHTYHCGCLAGYTGQRCENVVGCRRPPVPVHGTTEGVFHNSGAQVIFSCDPGFELRGVRTAVCLRDGTWSAPAPQCVPMVKFCAIPAKPIHGDHFKVYGPNDVILALQYLCYQPYKLSGTHQRTCLPNNTWSGTPPTCGKVNNTLAESGKDTEKNKDTDAEKDKDTDTDTNKDIEKPKDKGIDNTTGIKEDVAGKEPDTGLRNTTVDIRDGKEKNIDITRVNIPEGSKDTTSDKEKETGLEKPTGGSKDKVDSKETDDMLNTVEGDRENDLGKTTEDTDGSPDTGGDTDVLQEIGKTTEIPEIVVVVEDKGQEKKEQPGDTSSGPNIVDPNDLKPRGDTFAIDYTEIKPRGDTFAIDYTVTDVFGTNDIEQGLNTTVSKDVVKSIIPTRSNNTQFTPYSSGGQETKMAVGKPRKDIGSTKDMGSTKDSRGAKDTAASTSKPEGENAGKDSEKPTKESEDEKRENQIINEKRCPPLPQLYHGYQQVVPGMVPETVEFFCNHSYALSGDARRSCQPGSSWGGAQPLCVRACREPKVSELVRQRVLPPQAPFRKTPVHKLYSSSGFRRLFQSAGPTKGPPVLSQLPQGFHHLYTHVTYECASPFYHHSGSARRTCLKTGKWSGRHVSCSPVCGKHPTFDPQSPAESHWPWLAAIYRRSNNIAGTKLDKKASLDKTLNMGPGAVPGAGAGSQGQDDASGWQLVCSGALVNQRSVVVAAHCVTELGKMYPLDAAKVKVVMGKHYRSDLRETKGLQHLRVASISVHHNYDPLVLDSDLAVIKLLDKARIGEKVLPLCLPDTQGEEATSRKGLVMGWAPLPDPRIGEEERARVGVQHLADVVPCEQQYARNGVPVSVTDNMLCGRQRPDYGPSNICPADTGGILILPAQTGSTQDPSLASPGGRDMSKGEWRLLGLVSFGYDQGECDPDLFTVYTHVANFKDWIESHMK, translated from the exons gttGCAGCATATTTGAGAACTGTAAGCGGTGTAACAACGGGACGTGGGGCCCCAGAGATGATTTCTTTGTCAAGGGGAAGTACTGTGCTGAGTGTCGACCCGGCTGGTCAGGCGGTGACTGCTTGA AGTGTGGAGGAGTGATCCGTAAACGTCAGGGCCACATAGTCGTGGAAAGTTACCCCACCAACGCTCGCTGTGAATGGACAGTTCAGGTGGACCCACGATTCACCATCAACTTCAG GTTCATGATGCTGAGCCTTGAGTTCGACCACTCCTGTCGCTACGACTATGTAGAGGTGCGTGATGGTGACAGCATCAACTCTCGTGTGATTGGTCGGTTCTGTGGGAACGACAGGCCTACTCCAATCCAGAGCTCCGGCAACTCCCTACATGTCCTGTTTGTGTCCGATGGCTATAAGAACTTTGACGGCTTCTTTGCCATCTTCCAGGAGAGCTCAG CATGCagctcctccccctgtctccatgATGGAACCTGTATCCTGGACACGTCCCACACCTACCACtgtggctgtctggctggctacaCTGGACAGAGGTGTGAGAATG TTGTAGGTTGTCGGAGGCCCCCGGTACCTGTCCATGGCACCACAGAGGGGGTATTCCATAACTCAGGGGCACAAGTCATATTCAGCTGTGACCCTGGGTTCGAGCTGAGGGGGGTCCGCACAGCCGTATGCCTCCGGGATGGCACCTGGAGCGCCCCTGCCCCCCAGTGTG TGCCCATGGTGAAGTTCTGTGCCATCCCAGCCAAGCCCATCCATGGAGACCACTTCAAGGTGTACGGTCCCAATGACGTCATCCTTGCCCTGCAGTATCTGTGCTACCAGCCCTACAAGCTGAGCGGAACCCACCAGAGAACCTGTCTTCCCAACAACACCTGGAGCGGAACACCTCCCACCTGTGGCAAAG TGAATAACACACTTGCTGAATCAGGCAAAGATACAGAAAAGAACAAAGACACGGAtgcagagaaagacaaagacactgacacagacacaaatAAAGACATTGAAAAACCCAAAGACAAAGGGATAGACAATACTACGGGTATCAAGGAGGACGTGGCTGGTAAAGAGCCAGACACAGGCCTGAGGAACACGACAGTGGACATTAGAGATGGTAAAGAGAAAAACATAGACATTACTCGGGTGAATATCCCAGAAGGAAGCAAGGATACAACGAGTGACAAAGAAAAAGAAACGGGGCTAGAGAAACCTACTGGAGGTAGCAAGGATAAAGTGGACAGTAAAGAAACAGATGACATGTTAAAcacagtggagggagacagagaaaatgACTTGGGGAAAACCACAGAGGACACAGATGGCAGTCCAGATACGGGGGGAGACACAGACGTGCTGCAGGAGATAGGCAAGACTACAGAGATTCCTgagatagtggtggtggtggaagatAAAGGACAGGAGAAGAAAGAGCAACCGGGAGATACAAGCAGTGGTCCAAACATAGTTGATCCTAACGACTTAAAACCACGGGGAGACACATTTGCCATAGATTACACTGAGATAAAACCACGGGGAGACACATTTGCCATAGATTACACTGTTACAGACGTGTTCGGCACCAATGACATCGAGCAGGGTCTGAATACAACAGTGTCTAAAGACGTTGTGAAGAGTATTATTCCAACTAGAAGTAACAACACACAGTTCACCCCATATTCATCAGGAGGTCAGGAAACCAAAATGGCTGTGGGAAAACCACGCAAAGACATAGGATCGACTAAAGACATGGGATCAACTAAAGATTCAAGAGGAGCCAAAGACACAGCGGCAAGTACAAGCAAACCTGAAGGGGAAAATGCAGGAAAAGATTCAGAAAAGCCAACTAAAGAGTctgaggatgagaagagagagaaccaaaTCATCAACG AGAAGCGCTGTCCTCCTCTCCCGCAGCTCTACCATGGGTACCAGCAGGTGGTGCCAGGGATGGTGCCAGAGACGGTGGAGTTCTTCTGTAACCACTCATACGCTCTTAGTGGTGACGCCCGACGCTCCTGCCAGCCTGGCAGCTCCTGGGGGGGCGCTCAACCTCTTTGTGTGAGAG CCTGCAGAGAGCCCAAGGTCTCCGAGCTGGTCAGACAGAGAGTTCTGCCTCCACAGGCTCCATTCAG gaaGACCCCTGTGCATAagctctactcctcctctgggtTCAGGAGGCTCTTCCAGTCCGCCGGTCCCACCAAAGGTCCTCCAGTGCTATCCCAGCTGCCCCAGGGCTTCCACCACCTCTACACTCACGTAACGTACGAGTGTGCCTCTCCCTTCTATCACCACTCAGGCAGTGCTCGCCGCACCTGCCTCAAGACTGGCAAGTGGAGCGGGCGTCATGTCTCCTGCTCGCCAG TATGTGGGAAGCATCCCACCTTTGACCCTCAGAGCCCAGCCGAGTCCCACTGGCCCTGGCTAGCCGCCATCTACCGACGCTCCAACAACATAGCAGGGACCAAGCTAGACAAGAAGGCCAGCCTGGACAAGACACTAAATATGGGGCCTGGAGCTGTACCAGGAGCAGGGGCTGGGTCCCAGGGGCAGGACGATGCCTCAGGCTGGCAGCTGGTGTGTAGCGGGGCCCTGGTGAACCAGCGGAGTGTGGTGGTGGCAGCCCACTGTGTGACTGAGCTGGGGAAGATGTACCCTCTTGATGCAGCCAAGGTCAAGGTGGTGATGGGAAAACACTACCGCAGTGACCTCCGGGAGACCAAGGGCCTGCAGCATCTTAGG GTGGCCTCTATCTCTGTCCACCACAACTACGACCCCCTGGTCTTGGACTCAGACTTGGCCGTGATCAAGCTGCTGGACAAGGCTCGTATCGGGGAGAAGGTCCTGCCCCTCTGTCTGCCTGACACCCAGGGGGAAGAGGCGACCTCCAGAAAGGGGCTGGTGATGGGCTGGGCCCCCCTGCCGGACCCCCGGattggggaagaggagagggccagggtgggTGTGCAGCACCTGGCTGACGTGGTGCCCTGCGAGCAGCAGTATGCCCGTAATGGCGTGCCTGTGAGCGTTACAGACAACATGCTCTGCGGCCGCCAGCGACCCGACTATGGCCCATCTAACATCTGTCCTGCGGACACAGGGGGTATCCTGATCCTTCCCGCTCAGACAGGCTCCACCCAGGACCCCTCTCTTGCCTCTCCAGGGGGGCGGGACATGTCCAAAGGGGAGTGGCGGCTGCTGGGGTTGGTGAGTTTCGGGTATGACCAGGGAGAGTGTGACCCAGACCTGTTTACTGTGTACACACATGTGGCTAACTTCAAAGACTGGATAGAGAGCCATATGAAGTGA
- the pamr1b gene encoding inactive serine protease PAMR1 isoform X3, which translates to MMLSLEFDHSCRYDYVEVRDGDSINSRVIGRFCGNDRPTPIQSSGNSLHVLFVSDGYKNFDGFFAIFQESSACSSSPCLHDGTCILDTSHTYHCGCLAGYTGQRCENVVGCRRPPVPVHGTTEGVFHNSGAQVIFSCDPGFELRGVRTAVCLRDGTWSAPAPQCVPMVKFCAIPAKPIHGDHFKVYGPNDVILALQYLCYQPYKLSGTHQRTCLPNNTWSGTPPTCGKVNNTLAESGKDTEKNKDTDAEKDKDTDTDTNKDIEKPKDKGIDNTTGIKEDVAGKEPDTGLRNTTVDIRDGKEKNIDITRVNIPEGSKDTTSDKEKETGLEKPTGGSKDKVDSKETDDMLNTVEGDRENDLGKTTEDTDGSPDTGGDTDVLQEIGKTTEIPEIVVVVEDKGQEKKEQPGDTSSGPNIVDPNDLKPRGDTFAIDYTEIKPRGDTFAIDYTVTDVFGTNDIEQGLNTTVSKDVVKSIIPTRSNNTQFTPYSSGGQETKMAVGKPRKDIGSTKDMGSTKDSRGAKDTAASTSKPEGENAGKDSEKPTKESEDEKRENQIINEKRCPPLPQLYHGYQQVVPGMVPETVEFFCNHSYALSGDARRSCQPGSSWGGAQPLCVRACREPKVSELVRQRVLPPQAPFRKTPVHKLYSSSGFRRLFQSAGPTKGPPVLSQLPQGFHHLYTHVTYECASPFYHHSGSARRTCLKTGKWSGRHVSCSPVCGKHPTFDPQSPAESHWPWLAAIYRRSNNIAGTKLDKKASLDKTLNMGPGAVPGAGAGSQGQDDASGWQLVCSGALVNQRSVVVAAHCVTELGKMYPLDAAKVKVVMGKHYRSDLRETKGLQHLRVASISVHHNYDPLVLDSDLAVIKLLDKARIGEKVLPLCLPDTQGEEATSRKGLVMGWAPLPDPRIGEEERARVGVQHLADVVPCEQQYARNGVPVSVTDNMLCGRQRPDYGPSNICPADTGGILILPAQTGSTQDPSLASPGGRDMSKGEWRLLGLVSFGYDQGECDPDLFTVYTHVANFKDWIESHMK; encoded by the exons ATGATGCTGAGCCTTGAGTTCGACCACTCCTGTCGCTACGACTATGTAGAGGTGCGTGATGGTGACAGCATCAACTCTCGTGTGATTGGTCGGTTCTGTGGGAACGACAGGCCTACTCCAATCCAGAGCTCCGGCAACTCCCTACATGTCCTGTTTGTGTCCGATGGCTATAAGAACTTTGACGGCTTCTTTGCCATCTTCCAGGAGAGCTCAG CATGCagctcctccccctgtctccatgATGGAACCTGTATCCTGGACACGTCCCACACCTACCACtgtggctgtctggctggctacaCTGGACAGAGGTGTGAGAATG TTGTAGGTTGTCGGAGGCCCCCGGTACCTGTCCATGGCACCACAGAGGGGGTATTCCATAACTCAGGGGCACAAGTCATATTCAGCTGTGACCCTGGGTTCGAGCTGAGGGGGGTCCGCACAGCCGTATGCCTCCGGGATGGCACCTGGAGCGCCCCTGCCCCCCAGTGTG TGCCCATGGTGAAGTTCTGTGCCATCCCAGCCAAGCCCATCCATGGAGACCACTTCAAGGTGTACGGTCCCAATGACGTCATCCTTGCCCTGCAGTATCTGTGCTACCAGCCCTACAAGCTGAGCGGAACCCACCAGAGAACCTGTCTTCCCAACAACACCTGGAGCGGAACACCTCCCACCTGTGGCAAAG TGAATAACACACTTGCTGAATCAGGCAAAGATACAGAAAAGAACAAAGACACGGAtgcagagaaagacaaagacactgacacagacacaaatAAAGACATTGAAAAACCCAAAGACAAAGGGATAGACAATACTACGGGTATCAAGGAGGACGTGGCTGGTAAAGAGCCAGACACAGGCCTGAGGAACACGACAGTGGACATTAGAGATGGTAAAGAGAAAAACATAGACATTACTCGGGTGAATATCCCAGAAGGAAGCAAGGATACAACGAGTGACAAAGAAAAAGAAACGGGGCTAGAGAAACCTACTGGAGGTAGCAAGGATAAAGTGGACAGTAAAGAAACAGATGACATGTTAAAcacagtggagggagacagagaaaatgACTTGGGGAAAACCACAGAGGACACAGATGGCAGTCCAGATACGGGGGGAGACACAGACGTGCTGCAGGAGATAGGCAAGACTACAGAGATTCCTgagatagtggtggtggtggaagatAAAGGACAGGAGAAGAAAGAGCAACCGGGAGATACAAGCAGTGGTCCAAACATAGTTGATCCTAACGACTTAAAACCACGGGGAGACACATTTGCCATAGATTACACTGAGATAAAACCACGGGGAGACACATTTGCCATAGATTACACTGTTACAGACGTGTTCGGCACCAATGACATCGAGCAGGGTCTGAATACAACAGTGTCTAAAGACGTTGTGAAGAGTATTATTCCAACTAGAAGTAACAACACACAGTTCACCCCATATTCATCAGGAGGTCAGGAAACCAAAATGGCTGTGGGAAAACCACGCAAAGACATAGGATCGACTAAAGACATGGGATCAACTAAAGATTCAAGAGGAGCCAAAGACACAGCGGCAAGTACAAGCAAACCTGAAGGGGAAAATGCAGGAAAAGATTCAGAAAAGCCAACTAAAGAGTctgaggatgagaagagagagaaccaaaTCATCAACG AGAAGCGCTGTCCTCCTCTCCCGCAGCTCTACCATGGGTACCAGCAGGTGGTGCCAGGGATGGTGCCAGAGACGGTGGAGTTCTTCTGTAACCACTCATACGCTCTTAGTGGTGACGCCCGACGCTCCTGCCAGCCTGGCAGCTCCTGGGGGGGCGCTCAACCTCTTTGTGTGAGAG CCTGCAGAGAGCCCAAGGTCTCCGAGCTGGTCAGACAGAGAGTTCTGCCTCCACAGGCTCCATTCAG gaaGACCCCTGTGCATAagctctactcctcctctgggtTCAGGAGGCTCTTCCAGTCCGCCGGTCCCACCAAAGGTCCTCCAGTGCTATCCCAGCTGCCCCAGGGCTTCCACCACCTCTACACTCACGTAACGTACGAGTGTGCCTCTCCCTTCTATCACCACTCAGGCAGTGCTCGCCGCACCTGCCTCAAGACTGGCAAGTGGAGCGGGCGTCATGTCTCCTGCTCGCCAG TATGTGGGAAGCATCCCACCTTTGACCCTCAGAGCCCAGCCGAGTCCCACTGGCCCTGGCTAGCCGCCATCTACCGACGCTCCAACAACATAGCAGGGACCAAGCTAGACAAGAAGGCCAGCCTGGACAAGACACTAAATATGGGGCCTGGAGCTGTACCAGGAGCAGGGGCTGGGTCCCAGGGGCAGGACGATGCCTCAGGCTGGCAGCTGGTGTGTAGCGGGGCCCTGGTGAACCAGCGGAGTGTGGTGGTGGCAGCCCACTGTGTGACTGAGCTGGGGAAGATGTACCCTCTTGATGCAGCCAAGGTCAAGGTGGTGATGGGAAAACACTACCGCAGTGACCTCCGGGAGACCAAGGGCCTGCAGCATCTTAGG GTGGCCTCTATCTCTGTCCACCACAACTACGACCCCCTGGTCTTGGACTCAGACTTGGCCGTGATCAAGCTGCTGGACAAGGCTCGTATCGGGGAGAAGGTCCTGCCCCTCTGTCTGCCTGACACCCAGGGGGAAGAGGCGACCTCCAGAAAGGGGCTGGTGATGGGCTGGGCCCCCCTGCCGGACCCCCGGattggggaagaggagagggccagggtgggTGTGCAGCACCTGGCTGACGTGGTGCCCTGCGAGCAGCAGTATGCCCGTAATGGCGTGCCTGTGAGCGTTACAGACAACATGCTCTGCGGCCGCCAGCGACCCGACTATGGCCCATCTAACATCTGTCCTGCGGACACAGGGGGTATCCTGATCCTTCCCGCTCAGACAGGCTCCACCCAGGACCCCTCTCTTGCCTCTCCAGGGGGGCGGGACATGTCCAAAGGGGAGTGGCGGCTGCTGGGGTTGGTGAGTTTCGGGTATGACCAGGGAGAGTGTGACCCAGACCTGTTTACTGTGTACACACATGTGGCTAACTTCAAAGACTGGATAGAGAGCCATATGAAGTGA